The following proteins are encoded in a genomic region of Reichenbachiella sp.:
- a CDS encoding (2Fe-2S)-binding protein yields MPTYQLNINGKPTSIEAEADMPLLWVIRDLLKLYGTKYGCGIAQCGACTVDIDGTPVRSCVVPIERVQGKSVITIEGLSENGNHPVQEAWKDIDVPQCGYCQTGQIMSAAALLERIPQPTEDQIHRAMKGNVCRCGTYPRIMKAILSAAKPQES; encoded by the coding sequence ATGCCTACTTATCAACTCAACATTAACGGAAAACCGACAAGCATAGAAGCCGAAGCAGACATGCCATTGTTGTGGGTCATTAGGGACCTTTTGAAACTGTATGGAACCAAATATGGCTGTGGTATTGCGCAATGCGGCGCTTGCACGGTCGATATAGATGGTACACCTGTTCGCTCCTGTGTGGTACCCATCGAACGAGTCCAAGGCAAGTCGGTCATTACAATAGAAGGACTTTCTGAAAACGGCAATCACCCTGTTCAAGAGGCATGGAAAGATATAGATGTGCCACAGTGCGGCTATTGTCAGACGGGCCAAATCATGTCAGCGGCTGCTCTACTTGAGCGAATTCCTCAGCCCACAGAAGACCAGATTCACAGAGCCATGAAAGGTAATGTTTGCCGATGTGGTACTTATCCAAGAATTATGAAAGCCATTCTATCAGCAGCTAAACCACAGGAATCATGA
- a CDS encoding ABC transporter permease — protein MLKNYFKIALRTLIKNKTYALINILGLSVGITCASLILFYVEDELTYDQFHSQHDKIYRVIESDHSDPSDVQHYGQTSPAVPAAMKSDVPGVSDFTRVFQPGGHRDILWNGDKIQVRSYMIAESNFFDFFDFEFVAGDKGSALKDYNSIVLTESAARQFFGNENPIGKTMKWTSMNDVKVTGVLKEVPENSHLQFTVLFSMNSADQDRFSEYLNSWDNYGAFSYVMLESNVDAQSVAAKFPSLITTYDKRNTPEIRQLSLQNLGDIYLNSKDIQYGITDAYGNIFYIKLFMGIAVFIMIVVCINYINLSTAKSTQRAKEIGLRKVSGASKSQLISQFLIESIVLAFFSFLFSVLLIEILLPYFNEIAGKHFELNKENILNISLIIFCITLLLGTASGFYPALVLSKLQPVASLKGEVKSNSMNVRSSLVVVQFAISIVMLVGALVIYQQMQFIKNKELGFDQENMLVIDINNRNVRKNFEAMKAELAQVPGVQKVATSSRVPGEWKGIRRVDFKSRQSAQDSVNTYFMCFDEQMLDTYGFELLEGTNFTGNKVTDSTKIILNEAAVKAMNLENPVGQSIYLSARNSGPMQIIGVVKDFHYQSLHNDIAPIALGYWANPVTAIDYFSLKLNTSNFNETLAGLTEVHDKFDNSTAMEWHFLDNQINNFYVNDQRIGQLFGIGAVIMLIIAGFGLFGITSYMIDRRKKEIGVRKVLGSTGIQLVTLLFKSYGKQVLIAFGVAAPFAYLFASEWSSLFTYKETISVVVFLIAGLVVMLFTFLTVSYRVINAARLNPVDVLKDE, from the coding sequence ATGCTGAAAAACTACTTCAAAATTGCGCTTCGCACGCTTATTAAAAACAAAACCTATGCATTGATCAATATCCTTGGTCTATCTGTTGGGATTACGTGTGCCTCTTTGATTTTATTTTATGTGGAAGATGAATTGACCTACGACCAATTCCATAGTCAACATGATAAAATCTATCGTGTGATTGAGTCAGATCATTCTGACCCGTCAGACGTCCAGCATTATGGTCAAACCTCGCCTGCAGTACCTGCTGCAATGAAAAGTGATGTTCCTGGAGTTTCCGATTTCACGAGAGTATTTCAACCGGGTGGACACAGAGATATTCTATGGAATGGAGATAAAATTCAGGTAAGAAGCTATATGATTGCTGAATCCAACTTCTTTGATTTTTTTGATTTTGAATTTGTGGCCGGGGATAAAGGCTCCGCACTTAAAGACTACAACTCCATAGTGCTTACAGAATCAGCAGCCAGACAGTTTTTCGGAAACGAAAACCCGATAGGCAAAACAATGAAATGGACCAGCATGAACGATGTGAAAGTAACGGGCGTACTCAAAGAAGTTCCAGAAAATTCACATTTACAATTCACCGTTTTATTCTCGATGAATTCGGCGGATCAGGATCGATTCAGTGAATATTTGAACTCATGGGACAACTATGGTGCATTTTCATATGTTATGCTAGAATCAAATGTAGATGCTCAGTCCGTAGCAGCTAAGTTTCCTTCTTTGATCACTACCTATGACAAAAGAAACACTCCTGAAATAAGACAGCTGTCACTTCAAAACTTGGGTGATATTTATCTTAACTCGAAAGACATCCAATATGGAATTACGGATGCCTATGGTAATATTTTCTATATCAAATTATTTATGGGTATAGCGGTTTTTATCATGATCGTTGTCTGCATCAACTATATAAACCTTTCCACAGCTAAGTCTACGCAGCGAGCCAAAGAAATTGGATTGCGAAAAGTGAGTGGAGCGAGTAAAAGTCAGTTGATCTCGCAGTTTTTAATCGAATCGATTGTTTTGGCTTTTTTCTCTTTCCTATTTTCCGTTTTGCTGATCGAAATTCTTTTGCCCTACTTCAATGAAATAGCAGGAAAACACTTTGAACTCAACAAAGAAAACATCCTTAACATCTCCTTGATTATTTTCTGTATCACCTTGCTTTTAGGTACAGCTTCTGGATTTTATCCTGCACTAGTTTTATCAAAGCTACAACCAGTAGCAAGTCTAAAGGGCGAGGTAAAGTCAAACTCAATGAACGTTAGAAGTTCATTGGTTGTCGTTCAGTTTGCTATCAGTATCGTGATGTTAGTTGGAGCGCTGGTTATATATCAACAAATGCAATTTATCAAAAACAAAGAATTGGGTTTTGATCAAGAGAACATGCTAGTGATAGACATCAACAACCGCAATGTGAGAAAGAACTTCGAAGCCATGAAAGCGGAATTGGCTCAAGTGCCAGGCGTTCAGAAAGTAGCTACCTCCTCTCGAGTTCCTGGAGAGTGGAAAGGCATTCGTCGGGTGGACTTCAAATCAAGACAATCGGCACAAGACTCTGTGAACACCTACTTTATGTGCTTCGATGAGCAAATGCTGGACACTTATGGATTTGAGCTATTAGAAGGTACAAATTTCACTGGAAACAAGGTGACCGACTCCACGAAAATCATTTTGAATGAGGCCGCTGTAAAAGCGATGAACTTGGAGAACCCAGTAGGTCAATCGATCTATCTATCCGCGAGAAATTCTGGTCCCATGCAAATCATAGGTGTAGTGAAAGACTTTCACTACCAATCTTTGCACAACGACATTGCACCTATTGCGCTAGGATACTGGGCCAATCCAGTGACAGCCATAGACTATTTTTCATTGAAACTAAATACTTCAAACTTTAATGAAACCTTAGCGGGTTTGACTGAAGTGCATGACAAGTTTGATAATAGCACTGCCATGGAGTGGCACTTCCTGGATAACCAAATCAATAACTTCTATGTCAACGATCAGCGAATAGGTCAACTATTTGGTATCGGTGCAGTCATCATGCTGATCATTGCAGGATTCGGATTGTTCGGAATTACTTCATATATGATCGATAGACGCAAAAAAGAAATTGGGGTGAGAAAAGTATTGGGTTCTACCGGCATACAGCTGGTAACACTGCTCTTCAAATCGTATGGCAAGCAGGTTTTGATAGCCTTTGGTGTAGCAGCACCATTTGCTTATCTCTTCGCTAGCGAATGGTCGAGTCTTTTCACCTATAAAGAAACTATATCAGTAGTAGTTTTTCTAATAGCCGGTTTAGTTGTAATGCTTTTTACTTTCCTCACGGTAAGTTACAGGGTGATCAACGCCGCTAGGCTAAACCCTGTAGATGTACTGAAAGACGAGTAG
- a CDS encoding DUF1835 domain-containing protein — MRTYHILNGDALKEQFPNTIEGDILVARECLVDGEVKSNSLEELFQVRAEFLFEAYDIPTEEYKVQTIDEFEKIKNIPSHTKIYLWFEDDLFCQVNFWFVCYLLNQFTENCKTYLIRPEVHSPYGFAALNQHELEQIFEKRKRIDNLDKLASLWSSYKKGDLDQLVNIGEGLRTEFPFISDAIQAHLDRVPTHDNPGRPTLALREIMKELDTVEFAPVFKEFNQRESIYGFGDLQVKRLFDEILAAN; from the coding sequence ATGAGAACCTACCACATACTCAACGGCGACGCGCTCAAGGAACAATTTCCTAACACCATTGAAGGAGATATCCTAGTAGCTCGAGAGTGTTTGGTAGATGGAGAGGTGAAAAGCAATAGCCTTGAAGAACTATTCCAAGTAAGGGCTGAGTTTCTATTTGAGGCTTATGATATTCCCACAGAAGAGTATAAAGTTCAAACTATTGATGAGTTTGAAAAAATCAAGAACATTCCTAGCCACACTAAGATTTATCTTTGGTTTGAGGATGACTTGTTTTGCCAGGTCAATTTTTGGTTTGTTTGCTATCTTCTGAATCAATTTACAGAGAACTGTAAAACCTACTTGATCAGGCCTGAAGTTCACTCTCCCTATGGCTTTGCTGCCCTAAATCAGCATGAGTTAGAGCAAATCTTCGAAAAGCGAAAACGAATTGATAACCTGGATAAGCTGGCTTCACTTTGGTCATCTTACAAAAAAGGAGATTTAGATCAATTGGTTAATATAGGTGAGGGTTTAAGGACTGAGTTTCCATTTATTTCCGATGCTATTCAGGCTCATTTGGATCGCGTGCCTACCCATGACAACCCTGGCAGACCAACGCTTGCTTTACGAGAAATCATGAAAGAGCTAGACACAGTTGAATTTGCACCAGTTTTCAAAGAATTTAATCAACGAGAAAGTATCTATGGCTTTGGAGATTTGCAGGTCAAGCGACTTTTTGACGAGATTTTGGCAGCAAATTAA
- a CDS encoding cytochrome c has translation MISKLKITMLGLCLCGMSACSRLSDEQQLEWARGQEVYLANCLSCHGADGKGLGGTYPSLTRASITPDFTARAKYLIEKGSPGEGGMLPIPISKKEMIEVVNYIQNAWGNEADFETLSPQLSKN, from the coding sequence ATGATATCAAAACTCAAAATTACGATGCTAGGTCTTTGCTTGTGTGGAATGAGCGCCTGTAGTCGATTGTCGGACGAACAACAACTAGAATGGGCCAGAGGCCAAGAGGTGTATCTCGCGAATTGTCTGAGCTGCCATGGAGCGGACGGCAAAGGGCTAGGAGGTACCTATCCTTCACTTACACGAGCATCCATCACTCCTGACTTTACAGCTAGAGCCAAGTATTTGATTGAAAAGGGATCTCCTGGAGAAGGAGGTATGCTTCCCATTCCCATTTCTAAAAAGGAAATGATCGAAGTTGTCAATTACATTCAAAACGCTTGGGGCAACGAGGCGGACTTTGAAACCTTATCACCACAACTATCAAAAAATTAA
- a CDS encoding GAF domain-containing sensor histidine kinase: MTIDHFSEKRAMVRMQQIFDLFTELSADQSYHFDKVLKRATELVEMDIGIISHIDNSMYEVQEVFSTGENMIEKGQSFSLDDTYCSLTFASNNIVDLNHVGASEHCSHPCYQNTQLEAYIGVPIVVNGKKYGTLNFSSPSPRKNHFNQFDRDFVLYLGQWLGQHITRLEYEKKLSQKNKQLQELLYEREKLSSILIHDLKAPLNNLSGLLDISESMTDQHVISDMMKDSLNRAFGLITDLQEVNQLEQGLTKFQPTVLNGIEIAEIIISQFINASQQKKINLVLLSIEESIPVESDMKLLCRSLNNLVSNAIKFSNADSTVELSVFQENDHLHYRVKDQGPGISKEDQKKLFKRFQRLSAKPTANEHSSGLGLYIVKENCKIMKGDIVVESKVDHGTAFTLSIPLKVESN, from the coding sequence ATGACTATAGATCATTTTTCTGAGAAAAGGGCCATGGTGAGGATGCAGCAAATCTTTGATTTGTTTACAGAGCTTTCAGCTGATCAATCTTATCACTTCGACAAAGTACTCAAAAGAGCAACTGAGTTAGTTGAAATGGACATTGGTATTATCAGTCATATTGACAATAGCATGTACGAAGTACAAGAAGTATTTAGTACAGGTGAAAATATGATTGAAAAAGGTCAATCCTTCAGTCTAGATGATACCTACTGTAGCCTCACATTCGCAAGCAATAATATTGTTGACCTCAATCACGTAGGAGCATCCGAACATTGCAGCCATCCTTGCTACCAAAACACCCAACTCGAAGCTTATATCGGCGTGCCCATTGTGGTAAACGGTAAAAAATATGGTACACTCAATTTTTCTTCGCCATCACCAAGGAAAAATCATTTTAACCAATTCGATAGAGATTTTGTGCTGTACCTAGGTCAATGGTTAGGCCAACATATCACAAGGTTAGAATACGAAAAAAAGTTGAGCCAGAAGAACAAACAATTGCAAGAACTGCTCTACGAGCGTGAAAAGCTGAGTTCTATCCTGATCCACGACCTAAAAGCACCTTTGAATAACTTGAGTGGACTATTAGATATTTCTGAATCCATGACTGATCAACATGTGATTTCTGATATGATGAAGGATTCGCTCAACCGGGCTTTTGGACTCATCACAGATTTACAAGAGGTCAATCAACTGGAACAAGGGTTAACTAAGTTTCAACCTACTGTTCTTAACGGCATTGAAATTGCAGAAATCATAATTAGTCAGTTTATCAACGCTTCTCAGCAGAAAAAAATCAATCTGGTACTTTTGAGTATTGAAGAATCAATACCAGTTGAGTCTGACATGAAGCTGCTTTGCAGATCGCTGAACAATTTGGTATCCAATGCGATCAAATTTTCCAATGCAGATTCAACGGTGGAATTAAGTGTGTTTCAGGAAAATGATCATTTGCACTACAGAGTGAAAGATCAAGGACCAGGAATCAGCAAGGAGGACCAAAAGAAGCTCTTCAAAAGATTTCAACGACTTTCAGCAAAACCCACTGCTAATGAGCACTCTTCCGGACTCGGTTTGTACATTGTTAAAGAAAATTGCAAGATCATGAAAGGTGACATTGTAGTAGAAAGCAAAGTCGATCATGGTACGGCATTTACGCTATCAATTCCCCTTAAAGTAGAAAGTAATTAG
- a CDS encoding Crp/Fnr family transcriptional regulator, translated as MDFEKILSTVGELYSPLSVACQREFVAHARVATFKKGDVVVREGQFSKKASLIVEGCARAYYLKDGKDISDWFTFENQFMAPIVSFFSDQPSPHNIEYVEDSIVLEFSKETMDMLSTKYHNFERFISKVVTETMLGLCERLYTIQFNRAEERYRHLINIHPDIAYRIPLTHIASYLGITLETLSRIRNPKVRI; from the coding sequence ATGGATTTTGAAAAAATATTAAGTACTGTAGGTGAATTATACTCTCCTTTATCTGTAGCGTGTCAAAGGGAGTTTGTAGCCCACGCACGAGTGGCTACCTTCAAAAAAGGCGATGTTGTTGTTCGTGAAGGGCAGTTTTCTAAAAAGGCATCTTTGATTGTAGAAGGTTGTGCACGCGCTTACTATTTAAAAGATGGAAAGGACATTTCCGACTGGTTTACATTCGAGAATCAGTTTATGGCACCGATTGTGAGTTTTTTTAGTGATCAGCCGAGCCCTCACAATATTGAGTATGTAGAAGATTCAATAGTTCTTGAGTTTTCAAAGGAAACGATGGACATGCTTTCTACTAAATACCATAATTTTGAACGATTTATTAGCAAAGTGGTAACAGAAACTATGCTTGGCCTTTGCGAAAGATTGTATACCATTCAATTCAATAGAGCAGAAGAAAGATATAGGCACCTTATCAATATTCATCCTGATATCGCCTATAGAATACCACTCACTCACATTGCATCTTATTTGGGGATAACCTTAGAAACGCTGAGTAGAATAAGAAACCCGAAAGTCCGAATTTGA
- a CDS encoding xanthine dehydrogenase family protein molybdopterin-binding subunit codes for MKTSRREFLKVSSLAGGGFMLAVSVPGVAKLIQAGNQTDLPELNHFLSIDLDGNVIFQLTAHEMGQGSGTGLPMILAEELGADWSKVRVNRAGYDKKFIGVIRETTGGSGTIQDQWDLMRRMGATAREMLKSAAANQWKVSVDQLKVEEGWVMETGTTRRLSFGELAEAASKLKAPEEVEFKKPADFKIVGQSVRNLITDHVVTGKGNYGINVDLPDMVYASIEKCPVYKGKLKSFDDTEALKVNGVMQVFALPALEPAEDMNHIQEGVVVIANSTWAAFKGRKALKIDWDLGDNSNNSNKKIEDDFNKAGEQFEEPVYTQGDYQKVKNEEGTREIEATYINPHQAHALMEPMNATAHYDGDRCQIWVGTQNASSVVLNVAKAVDIPDDKIEVHTQNSGGSFGRRYYPDTSIEAAYISKQIKKPVKLTWTREDGIQHDYFHPYQESRFSALLKEDQLVGMQVKLIKTVDYGSGDHLWENPYPVDNMDTYLNAVDGLVHQGAWRSVQVHSSSMGKECFIDEVAIALEKDPVALRNELLTKEIETVKFNRPTRPGQQPFDEIVKEFRIQIRDKYLSVLNYVEKEGLWEKAKTEGGGRGFAMEDFFANTVCAHIVEVEKDNSDWGIRIKKITSVLDCGIVVNPHFGRGQVEGSIIWALSAMKYGGIDIKNGVVQQSNFHNNKLLRIDEVPEIEVHFVPSEEPPTGLGEPATPPLAPAVLNAIYDATGRRIRKLPVTREDIIS; via the coding sequence ATGAAAACGAGCAGAAGAGAATTTTTGAAAGTAAGCTCCTTGGCTGGGGGTGGATTTATGCTGGCTGTGTCAGTGCCTGGGGTGGCGAAGTTGATTCAGGCTGGTAACCAAACAGATTTGCCCGAACTGAATCATTTTTTGAGCATTGACTTAGATGGGAATGTGATTTTTCAGCTGACGGCTCATGAAATGGGGCAAGGTTCAGGTACAGGATTGCCTATGATTTTGGCAGAAGAGCTAGGGGCTGATTGGTCCAAGGTAAGAGTAAATCGAGCGGGCTATGACAAGAAATTTATCGGAGTCATTAGAGAAACCACCGGCGGCAGTGGAACTATTCAGGATCAATGGGATTTGATGAGGCGTATGGGTGCAACCGCCCGTGAGATGCTAAAGTCGGCCGCGGCCAATCAGTGGAAGGTATCAGTTGATCAACTCAAGGTTGAAGAGGGGTGGGTGATGGAAACGGGTACCACTAGAAGACTGAGTTTTGGTGAATTAGCCGAAGCAGCCTCCAAACTTAAGGCGCCTGAAGAGGTGGAATTTAAGAAACCTGCAGATTTTAAGATTGTAGGTCAATCGGTTCGAAACCTGATTACCGATCATGTGGTTACTGGAAAAGGTAACTACGGAATCAATGTGGATTTGCCAGATATGGTCTATGCTTCTATAGAGAAATGCCCTGTCTATAAAGGAAAACTTAAGTCCTTCGATGACACAGAAGCTTTGAAGGTGAACGGTGTGATGCAGGTATTTGCCTTACCGGCACTAGAACCTGCAGAAGATATGAATCATATTCAGGAAGGGGTAGTGGTGATAGCCAACTCTACCTGGGCGGCATTCAAAGGACGAAAGGCACTGAAGATTGATTGGGACTTGGGAGATAATTCGAATAATAGCAATAAGAAAATAGAAGATGATTTTAATAAAGCTGGGGAGCAGTTTGAGGAACCGGTTTATACCCAAGGAGATTATCAAAAGGTGAAAAATGAAGAGGGAACAAGAGAGATAGAAGCCACCTACATTAACCCTCATCAGGCTCATGCCTTGATGGAACCGATGAATGCTACGGCTCATTATGATGGGGATAGATGTCAAATTTGGGTGGGTACACAAAATGCGAGCAGTGTAGTACTGAATGTAGCCAAGGCTGTGGATATTCCTGATGATAAAATTGAGGTACATACTCAAAATTCAGGTGGTTCTTTTGGACGAAGGTATTATCCCGACACATCAATAGAAGCCGCTTACATTTCTAAGCAGATTAAAAAACCAGTTAAACTGACTTGGACTCGAGAAGATGGTATTCAGCACGATTATTTTCATCCTTATCAAGAATCCAGATTTAGCGCTTTACTGAAAGAAGATCAATTGGTTGGCATGCAGGTCAAGCTAATTAAAACCGTGGATTATGGTTCGGGGGATCATTTATGGGAGAATCCATATCCTGTGGACAACATGGATACTTATCTCAATGCAGTGGACGGACTGGTACATCAAGGAGCCTGGAGAAGTGTGCAGGTTCATTCGAGTTCTATGGGCAAAGAGTGTTTTATAGATGAGGTGGCAATAGCACTTGAAAAGGATCCAGTGGCATTAAGAAATGAACTTCTAACCAAGGAGATCGAAACGGTTAAGTTTAATAGACCCACTCGTCCGGGACAACAACCATTTGATGAAATTGTAAAGGAGTTTCGAATTCAAATCAGAGATAAATATCTCAGTGTGCTCAACTATGTAGAAAAAGAAGGGCTTTGGGAAAAGGCGAAGACTGAAGGTGGAGGCAGAGGCTTTGCCATGGAAGACTTTTTTGCCAACACAGTTTGCGCCCATATAGTGGAAGTGGAAAAGGATAATTCTGACTGGGGAATTCGAATCAAGAAGATCACGAGTGTTTTAGATTGTGGAATAGTAGTTAATCCACATTTTGGTCGAGGACAAGTGGAGGGAAGTATTATTTGGGCTTTATCAGCTATGAAATATGGAGGAATTGACATCAAAAATGGCGTGGTGCAGCAAAGCAATTTCCACAACAATAAGCTACTTCGGATAGATGAAGTGCCAGAGATAGAGGTGCATTTTGTACCAAGTGAGGAGCCTCCAACAGGCTTAGGAGAACCCGCTACGCCGCCGTTGGCGCCGGCCGTGCTCAATGCTATTTATGATGCTACTGGTCGACGTATCCGCAAGCTGCCTGTGACTCGGGAAGATATAATATCATAG
- a CDS encoding MOSC domain-containing protein has product MSYDEPVMKQLLRSIPQVGKVEWIGIRKERKAIPTAVDHVTAKKKTGLEGDHFKGSLSGKRQVTLIQKEHLEAVAAMLGKDAIDPGLTRRNIVVSGINLLSLKSQKFKIGGVVLETSGICAPCNRMEENLGPGGYSAMRGHGGITARVVSEGDIRIGDEVSLA; this is encoded by the coding sequence ATGTCCTACGACGAACCAGTAATGAAACAACTGCTCCGGTCCATTCCCCAAGTTGGAAAAGTAGAATGGATAGGTATCCGCAAAGAACGAAAGGCTATTCCCACAGCAGTGGATCACGTAACTGCGAAGAAAAAGACAGGATTGGAAGGCGATCATTTCAAAGGAAGTCTTTCTGGAAAAAGACAAGTGACCTTGATTCAAAAAGAGCATCTAGAAGCAGTAGCGGCCATGCTTGGTAAAGACGCTATAGATCCTGGACTCACTAGAAGAAATATTGTGGTGTCTGGCATTAATTTACTATCTCTCAAATCTCAGAAGTTTAAGATTGGAGGAGTTGTTTTAGAAACCTCCGGAATTTGTGCGCCTTGCAATCGAATGGAAGAAAACCTGGGCCCGGGTGGCTATAGTGCAATGAGAGGGCACGGAGGCATTACCGCCAGAGTGGTCTCAGAGGGAGATATAAGGATTGGAGACGAGGTTTCATTGGCATAA
- a CDS encoding NAD(P)H-dependent oxidoreductase: MKKILIINGHPDKESFNFALSDAYKEGAQYSNAEVKEINIRELDFNPNLQYGYRKRTELEPDLLDAQQKIKWADHIVWVYPVWWGSLPAIAKGFVDRVFLPGFAFEHKENSVWWDELLTGKSARIICTLDQPGWYYKLIYGSPSHKAMKKLTMHFVGVKKVRITAIGPIRESKESYRAKWLKKVEKLGRANR, from the coding sequence ATGAAAAAAATACTGATCATCAACGGACATCCTGATAAGGAAAGCTTCAATTTCGCACTTTCTGATGCTTATAAGGAGGGAGCACAATATTCAAATGCGGAAGTAAAAGAAATTAATATTCGAGAGCTAGATTTCAACCCCAATCTTCAATATGGATATAGAAAAAGAACTGAATTAGAGCCGGATCTGCTGGACGCCCAGCAGAAAATTAAATGGGCCGACCATATCGTTTGGGTGTACCCCGTTTGGTGGGGTTCGCTGCCGGCCATTGCCAAGGGCTTTGTAGATAGGGTTTTTCTTCCTGGCTTTGCCTTTGAGCATAAAGAAAACTCAGTTTGGTGGGACGAATTGTTGACAGGTAAATCGGCCCGAATCATCTGCACTTTAGATCAACCCGGTTGGTACTACAAGTTGATATATGGTAGCCCCAGTCACAAAGCCATGAAAAAATTAACTATGCATTTTGTCGGCGTTAAAAAGGTACGAATAACTGCTATTGGTCCGATTAGAGAGTCCAAGGAAAGTTACAGGGCCAAATGGTTGAAAAAAGTAGAAAAACTGGGTCGAGCCAATAGGTGA